A region of the Sphingobium yanoikuyae genome:
GGCGCAGGCCGCCCCGTGCCCTTCGTTTCGTTCAAGATCGGCGATGAAGAAGGCAATGAACTGCCCCGCGGCCAGACCGGCGAAATCTTCGCGCGCGGACCGATCGTCATGTGCGGCTATTGGAACCGGCCGGAGGAAAATGCGCGTCGCGTCGTCAATGGCTGGCACCGCACCAATGATTTGGGCAAGCGTCTGGAAGACGGCAGCCTGGTCTTTGTCGGTCCCAAGACGACGATGATCAAGACCGGGATCGAGAATGTCTATCCGGCCGAGGTGGAGGCCTGCCTGCGCCAGCATCCCGGCGTTGCTGACGTCTGCGTGATCGGCGTGCCCGACCCCAAATGGGACCAGAATGTCAAGGCGGTCGTCATCCGCAGGGAGGGCGTGGAGGTCGATGCCCAGGCGCTGATCGATCATTGCCGCGACCGCATGGCATCGTACAAGAAGCCAAAGATCGTCCACTTCGTCGACAGCCTGCCGCGTACCGCTCAGGGTTTTGTGGATCGCGCAGCGGTGGATGCAGACTTCGGCGGTGGCGGCTATCCCAGCGTGGGATGATCCGCCAGACCAGTGTCAATCCGCTGCGACCCCGGCATTGCGCGGCAAAGCAAAGGCCAGCAGCGTGGCCGTGATGCACAGCGCCACGATCACGCCCATTGCCAGGAAAAAGGCGCCCGTGGTGGGGTAGCTCGCTCCGCCGCCGGGCGTGGCAACGGTGCTGGTCGCCAGTAGCACCGAAACCATCTGCGCGCCGACGCCCAGAAAGGCTTGCCGCATGACCGTCATCATGCCCGCCGCCTCGCTCGTGCGGTCCGGCGGCACCGCGCCCGCCAATATGGTCGGGCCGACGGCGAACTGCATCGTCGCACCGAAGGATATCAGGATCAGGATCATCGTGACGACCAGGATGCTGTCATTGAAGAACATGGCGAGCAGCCACCCCGCGGTGGTCAGCAAGCCTCCTGTTATCATCGTTGTGCGACCGCCGCCCCGTGACGTCATCCAGCCGCTCAGCGGCCCGGCCGCCAGCGAACCAATATTGGACGGCAGCTTCGCCAAGCCAGCCAGTGTTGCCGTCGCGCCAAGCCCGATCTGGGTCCAGGTCGGCGCCTGCAACAGCAGCGAGAAGACTAGCGTGATCTGGAGCGTACTCATCGCCACCAGCGCCGTCACAGCGTTGGCAATGAACACCTGGGAGTTGGCAAAGAGGCGTACGTCGAACAGGGGCCTGGCCGTCCGCAGGCTTGTCCATATCCACAGCACCAGCAAGGTCAGGCCCGACACTGTCGCCGCGCCTGTGCGCCAGTCGGCCAGTCCCCATCTGGGACCGCTTGTTATCGCGAGCAGCAGGGCGAAGATGGCAGGGACGAACAATATCCCCCCGACCCAGTCCAGACGTCCCTCGATGATGATGCGCGGCGATCTTGGCAGCGCCAGGTAGATGGCTGCAAAAGCGGTGGCGGCGAACAACGCACTGGCGAAGAAGACCCCATGCCAGGAGAAATGATCGACGATCATGCCGCCTATCACCAGCCCGCAGGCCGTTCCCGCAGATGCGCCGGAAATCATCAGGCCGATGCCCATCGGTACTTTCCTCGGCGGCAGATTTTCGCGCACCAGCCCCACGCAGAGCGGGAGGATGGCGCCGGTAAGCCCCTGGAGGCATCGCCCGGCGAGGAGCATTGGATAGTTGGCTGAAAAAGTGCTGACGAGGGAGCCGACGAACCCTACAGCCAGCATCGCCAGCATCAGGCGGCGCCGCCCGAAAATATCTCCCAAACGCCCCGCCAGCGCGGCGGCCCCGGCGCCGATCAGCAGGTAGGAGGTGATGAGCCAGCCGACTCGCACCGGATCGCCAAGGTCGTCGGTCAGCGCGCGTTGTGCGGCATAGATCATGGCGGTTTCGAACGATCCGGTGATCTCCGCAACCCACAGCGCGCCAATGACCGCTGCCGTCGATCCGTTTTTCATCCGGCACCTTCTCCTGCAATGCACGCCTTAACTGGCGCTATGTCATTTTTCCCTGGCTATAGCGAAGGTGGCGCCGCTACGATAGTGCTGTTGCACCTAGTTAGCGATGATGGAAAATTCATGAGGAGATGGAAGGCGTGAACATCCCTGCAAATCATATCGTGGTGGAACCACCCCCGTTCCAAACCGCGCCCTTTCCGGCCGATTGCTTTGCCGGCCAGGCCGTCGTCGTCACCGGCGGCGGCTCCGGCATGGGCCTCGCTATGGCGACGGCTTTCGGGCAGGGCGGGGCAAAGGTCGCGCTGCTCGGCCGCACCGCCGAAACGCTGGAAAAGGGTCTGGCGACCTTGTCCGATCTCGGCATCGTCGCGCTCGGTGTTCAGGGTGACGTGCGCAACCCGGACGCCATTGCTGCCGCGTTCGACACCGTCGAACGGGAATTGGGGCCAGTGACGTTGCTCGCCAACAACGCCGGCGGCAATTATCCGGTGCTGGCCGAGGCCATGTCGCCAGGCCAGTGGCGATCGATCACCCGCATCGCGATCGACGGCACCTTCTTCGTCTCGTCGGAATTTGCCCGGCGCCGCATTGCGGCGGGCCGCGGCGGCGCGATCGTCAACAATTCGGCGCAATATGTCTGGTCGGGCTTTCCCGGCGACGCCCATTCGGCGGCGGCCAAGGCGGCGATAGTTTCCATGACGACAGCCCATGCCGCCGACTGGAAAGCGCATGGTATTCGCGTCAATTGCGTGGCGGCGGGCTTCTTCCCGCATGAACGCTCCAATGCGTCGGACGATGCGGAATCCGTTGCGCGCCTGGGCGCCATGTTCCCGCTCGGCAGGGTCGGGCGGACGCGCGAATTTGGCTGGGTGTCGGCCTTTCTCTGCTCGCCCTTCGCGTCCGGTGTGACGGGTGAAACGCTGGTGATCGACGGCGGGGACCGTCTGCGTCGTCAGTTGATGAGCCCTGCCTTCGTGCCACCGCGCGAACGCGACTCGATCTGGGGAGTGGCGCCATGAACGCGATGCTTGATCTGCTCGCAGGGCGTCATGCTATGGTCGCGGGGACCGGCGCCGCCGTCGACAGCGTGGCAAAGGCGCTGGCTGCACTCGGCGCGCGCGTCACCCACATCAGGAATCCATCTGCTGATGCTGCCGCCATCGCCGCGGCCTTTGTCGAAGCCGACGCGCGGCAGGGGCGGCCCGTCAACCTGCTCGTCCATGCCGGAGCACCGCTTGGCAACGAAGCCGCCGAAACCGTTTCGGTTGAAGGCTGGCGACACGGGTTCTCGGCCGATATCGACGGCCGCTTCCTGCACGCGGCGGAATTTGCCCGCCGCCGCATCGCCGCGCATGAGCGGGGCGCTATCCTGTTCCTGATGCCGTCACCGCGGATTTGTAGCGGCCGCGCGGCACAATTGAGCGCCCATGGAGCGCTCGACAATCTGGTCAAGTCGCTGGCGGTCGAATGGGGCCGGGACGGTATCAGGACCAACGCAATCGCCAGTGCTGTGGTTGATGATTTCGCCGCGGCATCCAGCGCGGCGCAAGCGTCGCTCGGCAATCTGGCTGGCTATATCCTCAGCGACCATGGCGCCTACATTACCGGCATGGTCATGGGAATCGACGAACTACCGGTCTGACGATCGGCATGTCTTCCCCTGACATGCGCGCACATCAAAAAAAGGGCCGGCGAACTGCCGGCCCTTTTCATGTCTGACCCAATTGTGATCGTTTCAGTTTATTTTCTGATGAACGGGGACCGAAAAAAGCTTCAAATGTAGGATTTCATCTGCTTCATACTTAGCGATGATATATCGCAAATCGGTTCCCCTATGCTTATGGTCGCGCTTTCAGCTAGGCTCGCAAAAGTGGCTTCAACAGTGACTTAAGGTGACATCGACGGCTGCGCTTCGCGGTGCTTTTGTCACCTTAAGGTGCATTTTCGCCGGGCGCGGCGCTTTAGGCGCGTCTGGCGGAAGCGGTCAGAAGCCGCCGAACTTGAACGTCGCAGTGACGCCATAGGTAGCCGGATCGTTGCGCTTGCCCATCGCCAGGAACAGGGGCGCGCCAAAGGCGAGGCCCGCAATATCCACCCGGCGATTGAGGATGTTGCGGCCGAACAGCGCAAGTTCGATCGTGTCGTCGGCGAAGGACACGCCGAGGCGACCGTTCAGTTCGCCACCGGCCGGACGTGTCAGCGCCTTGGCGGCTGCGTTGGTGATGCTGTCGTCGAGGGCATTGCCGGTCTGGAGCGTGCGGAAGGCATAGAGCGCGGTGTCGTCCTGCCACGCATAGTCGAGATGCGCGCGCATCGTGGCGGACCCGAACGACCTTTCATAATCGCCCGCGATGCTGAAGGTCCATTCGGGGACATTCTGGAACACCTCGTCCCGCCGGTCGCCGCTGGCGTCCGCGAATTCCAGATATTTCGCATTGGAGAGGGCCGCGGTACCCGACAGGGTGAAGCCCTCGAACAGTCGGGCGGTCACCTCCGCTTCGCCACCGTAGAAGCGCGCCTTGCCGGCATTGCTTACCACGGTGGAGGTCGAACTGCCGTCGGGGCTGACCAGCAAGGTCGTGCGCTGGATGTCCTTCACCTCATTGTAGAAGGCGGCCAGGTTGAAGCGAACCCTACGGTTGAACATCTCCGCCTTGAAACCGGCTTCATGCTCCCGCGCCACTTCCGGCCCGAACGGCGCGAAGGCGCCGCCCGTCGTCGCGCCGGCAGCACGCAGATTCTGGCCGCCGGAACGGAAACCCTTGCTCGTCTTGATATAGACCAGGACATCCGGATTGATCTGATAGTTCAGGCCGAGCGTATAGGATATCCCGTCGAAGCCGGACTTGGATTCCGCACGGCAAGTGCCAGGGGTGGCCGTGGCGATCAGACAGCGCAGCAAGGCGTCGGTATCGGCATTCCGCGTCGCATTGAACGAAACGATATTCTTGTCCTCGACCGAATAGCGGACGCCGCCGAGGGCGGAAAAGGCATCGGTGAAATGGAACGTGCCTTGCAAATACATGCCCATCGACCGATTGGTGATGTCGCCGATATAATAGGTTTGTGGCAGCAGTCCGCCGGACGACACGCGAGTCAATGCTGGCAGCGCAATCGATGTCGATTCGTCACTACCGGTTTCATTGAATGCGAAGATGCCGCCTGCAAAGTCTATCTTGTCGTTCATGGCCGTACCGGTGGCCTGCAACTCGCCAGAATAGGATTGCAGATCCTGCTTGCCGGTCGTTTTCACGATGGAATAAGGCGACCCGTCCAGGTCGATCGGCGCGATCGACTTGATGGTACGATAGCCGCCGATGAATTTGAGCGCCCCCCAGAATGTATCGAGGTTGGCGGTTATCACATAGGTCTGGCTCTTAACGTCGACCCGCGGGTCGCCATCGTTCAGGCGGGTCTTGTCCGTGCCGGTATAGGTGGCAATATAGTTGGAGAACAGTCCGCTGCCGCTGCCGACCAGCTGCGCTGCACCGCCTGGTACTGCCAGCAAGGCTGCGTTGGCGGGGTTGGCTTCCAGCGCGGCCTCGATGTTTGCCGGCGACGTCGGCGCGACATACAGAAGCTCATAGGGACGATCGTAATTCTTCATCCCATAGAATTCTCCCGACAGGATGAGCTGGAAGTTATCAGTCGGGTCCAGCCGCAGCTTCACGCGTCCGGTATAGCTGTCGCGTTGCGCCAGGTCGCGACCGGTGATCTCGTTCTTGATGAAGCCGTCCCGCTTGTTGACCGTGAAGGCCGCGCGCATGGCGGCCTTGTCGGCAACGATCGGCAGGTTCAGCACGGCAGTGCCGTCCCGCTCGTTGAAACGACCGTAGGTTGCAGAAATCATACCGGAAATGCCATCATAATTCGGGTCGTTGCTCTGGATCAGCAACGCGCCGCCGGTGGTGTTACGACCGAACAGCGTCCCTTGGGGACCGCGCAACACCTGCGCATTCTGGATGTCGAGCAGGTTGGCGTTCAGACCATAGGCCCGGGCCCAGTAAAAACCGTCTACATAGACGCCCACCGAAGGATCGAGTGTGGCCAGCACGTCCGTCTGGACCTGCCCGCGAATCGTGATGTTCGAGGCGGACCCGTTGGACGATGCCTGCGTGAAGGTGATGCCGGGGGTCAGGCGGGCGATGTCAGGGACCTGGACAGCAGATTGCTGTCGCAGCGCATCACCGGTCTGCACAGTGACGGCTACGGGGATGTCTTGCAAGTTTTCCGCTACTTTACGCGCTGTTACGACGATGTCCTCCAGCGTGCTGCTATTCTTGGCGACATTGTCCTGACCCAAGGCAGGCGCTGCGGACAGGATGGTCATAATCGCGGCAGCGGAGACGGATCGTGTCAGCTTGGCCCGAAATGTAGAACAGGATTCCATTGTTACATCCTCCCTCATAGCTGACCGCATATCAGTTTTGCGGTTTCCGGTTAGTTGTCTTAGTTGGACTTGTTGGTCAATGGCTTTGTTTGCAAA
Encoded here:
- a CDS encoding MFS transporter encodes the protein MKNGSTAAVIGALWVAEITGSFETAMIYAAQRALTDDLGDPVRVGWLITSYLLIGAGAAALAGRLGDIFGRRRLMLAMLAVGFVGSLVSTFSANYPMLLAGRCLQGLTGAILPLCVGLVRENLPPRKVPMGIGLMISGASAGTACGLVIGGMIVDHFSWHGVFFASALFAATAFAAIYLALPRSPRIIIEGRLDWVGGILFVPAIFALLLAITSGPRWGLADWRTGAATVSGLTLLVLWIWTSLRTARPLFDVRLFANSQVFIANAVTALVAMSTLQITLVFSLLLQAPTWTQIGLGATATLAGLAKLPSNIGSLAAGPLSGWMTSRGGGRTTMITGGLLTTAGWLLAMFFNDSILVVTMILILISFGATMQFAVGPTILAGAVPPDRTSEAAGMMTVMRQAFLGVGAQMVSVLLATSTVATPGGGASYPTTGAFFLAMGVIVALCITATLLAFALPRNAGVAAD
- a CDS encoding SDR family oxidoreductase; the protein is MNIPANHIVVEPPPFQTAPFPADCFAGQAVVVTGGGSGMGLAMATAFGQGGAKVALLGRTAETLEKGLATLSDLGIVALGVQGDVRNPDAIAAAFDTVERELGPVTLLANNAGGNYPVLAEAMSPGQWRSITRIAIDGTFFVSSEFARRRIAAGRGGAIVNNSAQYVWSGFPGDAHSAAAKAAIVSMTTAHAADWKAHGIRVNCVAAGFFPHERSNASDDAESVARLGAMFPLGRVGRTREFGWVSAFLCSPFASGVTGETLVIDGGDRLRRQLMSPAFVPPRERDSIWGVAP
- a CDS encoding SDR family oxidoreductase, which codes for MVAGTGAAVDSVAKALAALGARVTHIRNPSADAAAIAAAFVEADARQGRPVNLLVHAGAPLGNEAAETVSVEGWRHGFSADIDGRFLHAAEFARRRIAAHERGAILFLMPSPRICSGRAAQLSAHGALDNLVKSLAVEWGRDGIRTNAIASAVVDDFAAASSAAQASLGNLAGYILSDHGAYITGMVMGIDELPV
- a CDS encoding TonB-dependent receptor produces the protein MLRLLSKSGAKTTVSHFANKAIDQQVQLRQLTGNRKTDMRSAMREDVTMESCSTFRAKLTRSVSAAAIMTILSAAPALGQDNVAKNSSTLEDIVVTARKVAENLQDIPVAVTVQTGDALRQQSAVQVPDIARLTPGITFTQASSNGSASNITIRGQVQTDVLATLDPSVGVYVDGFYWARAYGLNANLLDIQNAQVLRGPQGTLFGRNTTGGALLIQSNDPNYDGISGMISATYGRFNERDGTAVLNLPIVADKAAMRAAFTVNKRDGFIKNEITGRDLAQRDSYTGRVKLRLDPTDNFQLILSGEFYGMKNYDRPYELLYVAPTSPANIEAALEANPANAALLAVPGGAAQLVGSGSGLFSNYIATYTGTDKTRLNDGDPRVDVKSQTYVITANLDTFWGALKFIGGYRTIKSIAPIDLDGSPYSIVKTTGKQDLQSYSGELQATGTAMNDKIDFAGGIFAFNETGSDESTSIALPALTRVSSGGLLPQTYYIGDITNRSMGMYLQGTFHFTDAFSALGGVRYSVEDKNIVSFNATRNADTDALLRCLIATATPGTCRAESKSGFDGISYTLGLNYQINPDVLVYIKTSKGFRSGGQNLRAAGATTGGAFAPFGPEVAREHEAGFKAEMFNRRVRFNLAAFYNEVKDIQRTTLLVSPDGSSTSTVVSNAGKARFYGGEAEVTARLFEGFTLSGTAALSNAKYLEFADASGDRRDEVFQNVPEWTFSIAGDYERSFGSATMRAHLDYAWQDDTALYAFRTLQTGNALDDSITNAAAKALTRPAGGELNGRLGVSFADDTIELALFGRNILNRRVDIAGLAFGAPLFLAMGKRNDPATYGVTATFKFGGF